The following are from one region of the Actinopolyspora halophila DSM 43834 genome:
- a CDS encoding ESX secretion-associated protein EspG, which translates to MSRRFERITRNPVLLDYAAYDVLHSGECGAGTPKPAGLEGLSPGSTYRERVRLIKDVLADLRERGLATVDNPVPELRETVRLLHNPHRRIYGWYGFVEDEQRVQGSFHLAESDDVAVLAVWERGQVLLEPVDADDLHSVVASLLPDAVEPVADEEIVVPAERPPLRSRGEEDEPAFGAPDVGRAERDPVQRRYDRVERLTSGGQHFVMQLGKAHKGSWGKEEASEFPLNYYFGPEGAVLSVLKRPAEDPDGEPLRHLVPATPAAFRRELRSLR; encoded by the coding sequence GTGTCCCGGCGGTTTGAAAGGATCACCCGGAACCCGGTCCTGCTCGACTACGCCGCCTACGACGTGCTGCACAGCGGCGAGTGCGGTGCGGGCACGCCCAAGCCCGCAGGCCTCGAAGGGCTCTCACCGGGCAGCACGTACCGGGAGCGGGTGCGCCTGATCAAGGACGTGCTGGCCGATCTGCGCGAGCGCGGTCTGGCCACCGTGGACAACCCGGTCCCTGAGCTGCGCGAGACGGTTCGGTTGCTGCACAACCCGCATCGGCGGATCTACGGCTGGTACGGCTTCGTCGAGGACGAGCAGCGGGTGCAGGGCAGTTTCCACCTCGCCGAGTCCGACGACGTGGCCGTGCTGGCGGTCTGGGAGCGCGGGCAGGTGCTGCTCGAGCCGGTCGACGCCGACGACCTGCACTCGGTCGTGGCCAGCCTGCTGCCCGACGCGGTGGAACCGGTCGCCGACGAGGAGATCGTCGTGCCCGCCGAGCGGCCGCCGCTCCGCTCGCGTGGCGAGGAGGACGAGCCCGCGTTCGGCGCCCCCGACGTCGGCCGTGCCGAGCGGGATCCGGTGCAGCGCCGGTACGACCGCGTCGAGCGGCTCACGAGCGGAGGGCAGCACTTCGTCATGCAGCTCGGCAAGGCCCACAAGGGCTCCTGGGGCAAGGAGGAGGCCAGCGAGTTCCCGCTGAACTACTACTTCGGCCCCGAGGGCGCGGTGCTGTCGGTGCTCAAGCGCCCGGCCGAGGACCCGGACGGCGAACCGCTCCGGCACCTCGTCCCGGCCACGCCCGCCGCCTTCCGCCGGGAGCTGCGCTCCCTGCGCTGA
- a CDS encoding PPE domain-containing protein, which yields MGWGMDVVNNVVEGVQDAGNAVVDGVQSAASSTAEGFNNACDWVHDQLTPDIRPEGTDGHQIYMWFHHGAGTGSLDEAVQGWGKVSEKHSEVATELDGALGMMRSSWKGEAAEAAQSSIRPLREAADTAGSRCQEAGKVLEAQSSGFNESKKKVVEVPSEPPTMNPLTVTTNPTGYAAEAQNYQAQHQQNQMSLRGYGDTTGGNTGAVPSFDGHKEPSQPAPPDDRKPGDGTGVGGFGVGGSGDGSGSNVARPGGTGGGYSGPAGTDQAGTSGHTGTGGGSGGGTAGGGHGSGSGSPGATRSAWWSQRDSVDTDPFAGDQRGALAGAAGGAGLAAGGAVLGGGLLGGKAEGAGISGRGIPGTGAGTGTGTGTGGRGGTGSLPGGGRGGVGSAPSTSGTTTGAGVPRAATGAGAPMGGAAGRGQQQGGEGEDTHERPDWLLDENDPNELFGTDERTAPPVIGATGAEQGRAEREEQQ from the coding sequence GAGCGCCGCGAGCTCCACCGCCGAGGGGTTCAACAACGCCTGCGACTGGGTGCACGACCAGCTGACCCCCGACATCCGTCCGGAGGGCACGGACGGCCACCAGATCTACATGTGGTTCCACCACGGAGCCGGTACCGGCAGCCTCGACGAGGCGGTGCAGGGCTGGGGCAAGGTCTCCGAGAAGCACTCCGAGGTGGCGACCGAGCTCGACGGTGCCCTCGGCATGATGCGTTCCTCCTGGAAAGGCGAGGCCGCCGAGGCGGCGCAGAGTTCGATCCGCCCGCTGCGCGAAGCCGCCGACACGGCCGGCAGTCGTTGCCAGGAAGCCGGGAAGGTGCTGGAGGCGCAGAGCTCCGGCTTCAACGAGAGCAAGAAGAAGGTCGTCGAGGTGCCTTCCGAGCCACCGACGATGAACCCGCTGACGGTGACCACCAATCCGACGGGCTACGCGGCCGAGGCCCAGAACTACCAGGCGCAGCACCAGCAGAACCAGATGTCGCTGCGCGGATACGGTGACACCACCGGAGGCAACACGGGAGCGGTTCCGTCCTTCGACGGGCACAAGGAACCCTCCCAGCCCGCGCCCCCCGACGACCGGAAGCCCGGCGACGGCACCGGCGTCGGCGGATTCGGCGTCGGTGGCAGCGGTGATGGTTCCGGTTCCAACGTCGCCCGCCCCGGCGGGACGGGTGGGGGCTACTCGGGCCCCGCCGGAACCGACCAGGCCGGAACCTCCGGGCACACCGGTACCGGCGGCGGCTCAGGCGGCGGAACTGCCGGTGGTGGCCACGGCAGCGGCAGCGGTTCTCCCGGGGCAACGCGATCCGCGTGGTGGTCACAGCGCGATTCCGTCGACACGGATCCGTTCGCCGGGGATCAGCGCGGCGCGCTCGCGGGCGCCGCGGGGGGTGCCGGGCTGGCTGCCGGCGGCGCCGTCCTCGGTGGTGGTCTGCTCGGCGGCAAGGCCGAGGGCGCGGGCATCAGCGGGCGCGGCATCCCCGGCACCGGCGCGGGAACGGGAACCGGAACCGGCACGGGCGGTCGCGGTGGCACCGGGTCGCTGCCCGGTGGTGGGCGCGGCGGTGTCGGCAGCGCCCCGTCGACGTCGGGTACGACCACCGGTGCGGGGGTTCCCCGCGCGGCCACGGGTGCCGGTGCTCCGATGGGTGGCGCCGCGGGGCGCGGTCAGCAGCAGGGCGGCGAGGGCGAGGACACGCACGAGCGGCCCGACTGGTTGCTCGACGAGAACGACCCCAACGAGCTGTTCGGCACCGACGAGCGCACCGCCCCGCCGGTCATCGGTGCGACCGGCGCCGAACAGGGTCGAGCCGAACGGGAAGAGCAGCAGTGA